GGAAATAAATGATTGAGGCACCATATAATACGGCGCCCGTAAACGACGCCGCTCTGTGCTTGAGAAGATAGTGAAAAACAGAAGCGGCTGTAAAGATGATCAGACTCAGTTTGATCACACTGATAAAAACAGCTGACTCAGCCCAAAAAAGCGCATCCGCTTCTCCGATCAGCTGCACGCCTTGAAGAAGCCAGACGACGGCGGCTAATGCAAGAAAAAGAAAGGAAGCAGAAAAATAATAGCCGAGCTGACTGAATGTGCCGCCGCCGAGTCCGAATGTATAATTGTAGAAAAAATTTCCGTGTGTATATTGTTCAAATAATAATTTTTTAAATACGACCATTTGCGCAAGCCCGTCACCCGGACCTGTCATGTATCTGCCGTCCGACCATTCTTTCACAAAAAAAGCGTGAGCCAGAATGGAAGCGAGCAGACTGGCCGCATAGATCATGACATATTTTTTTTTCATATAGATTCTCCAGTCTTGCTTTTAAGATGCAAAAAAGCACCGCTTAGTGATTTCAGTGCATTTTTGTCAGGCGCTGTACGTTTTTCAGTTCGTTCGTTTCAGGTATATCTTTATTCGGGATATTCGCTTCTTTAATCAAATAATGCGGGCGTTTTTTTGTTTCATAATAAATTCGGCCGATATATTCACCTATGATTCCGAGGCTTAACAGCTGAACCCCGCCGAGAAATAAGATTGCTGAGATGATTGTGAAATATCCAGGTACAGAAATGCCCTTAGTCAGAATGTTTACAAATGTGGCAATGATATAAATGATAGAAAGCAGCAAGATGAGAATGCCGGTATAAAAGCATACTCTCAACGGCTTATGATTAAATGAAACAACCCCGTCCATTCCGTAGTTAAACAGGCTGCTGAATGACCATTTTGAGGTGCCGTTTTTTCTTTCTACATTTTCATAAAACACGATTTTCTGATCAAAGCCGATCCAGCAAAACAGCCCTTTTGAAAAGCGGTTGCCTTCGCTCAGCTTCAAAAGAGCATCCACAGCTTGGCGGCTTAACAGCCGAAAGTCTCCGACACCGTCACGCAAATCAACCTCCACCGCTTTATTGATGAACTTGTAATAAAGAGAGGACAGGACTGAGCGGACAGGGCTGTCCCCTTTTCTGTTCCTCTGGGCAATGACTTGATCATAGCCTTCTTCATAGCCTTTGATAAATTCCTTCAGCAAATAGGTCGGATGCTGCAGATCGGCGTCCATGACAATAACCGCCTCGCCTTGGACATGCTCAAAGCCCGCCAGAATTGCGGCTTCTTTTCCGAAGTTTCGGGAAAAAGATATGTATTTTACCCGGTTGGATATCGCTGCCAAGTCTCTAATTTGCTGAAGCGTATCGTCAACACTTCCGTCGTTTATGAAGAAAATTTCATAATCATAATGAATGCTCTTGAATTCCTTTTTCAAGGATTCATGAATGAGTTTGACATTATACCCTTCATTGTAAGACGGGATAATAATCGAGATTAATCCTTGCTTCATTAAGGCACCTTCTTTTTATATTCTTTTTTTAGTATTGCCTTAGGGGGAGTTGCAGACAAATCTTCAGTAAGGCTATTCCTTTTTTAAAAGTCGTTTAAACCTGATTTTTGTTACATTTTTGTCGTGACATTCAATTTTTAATGTTATTTTGTGATGTTTAAAAAAGACTATGAAAAATACGCACAGAAAAAGTCTGCCACTTATGACAGACGATTGGGAGATATTCTGACTTATGGTTTTTTAAGATATTCCAGAATCAGCTGATTGACGATGGCAGGTTTTTCGTGGTTAATCCAATGGGAGGCTTCATCAACAAAAATGAGGTGTCCATTCGGGCAACGCTTTTCCGTCTCTTTCGCAAGCTTCCTGCTTAAAAAGCGGTCCTCCATTCCCCAAATCATCCGGTAAGGTGCTGTTTCACAAGTTACTTTCTCTGACAGGCTTCCTTTTCTGAGGGCTCGGTACCAGTTCAGCATAGCTGTCAAGGCACCCGGCTGTTTCCAGGCTTCTTTGTACCTGCTAACATCCTCAGACGAAAAAAGCTCAGGGCGTGTCGATAACCCAATCGCTTGATCTAATGATTCATAATCATTTTCTTTTAGTGATGCCTCTGGAATGTCAGGCAGCTGGAAGAAGGCGATGTACGAGCTTTTCAGCCATTGCGGAGGATAAACCGGTGTTACGGTTTTCATGATGCCCGGGTGCGGGATATTAATGGCGATCAGCTTTTCAAGATATTCCCGGTGCGTTGAAGCCAGATGCCATGCGACAGCGCCTCCCCAGTCATGTCCAATCACGATTGCTTTTTCATCTGTGAATTGCGTGATCAACCCGATGATATCATCTCTTAATGTATCAATCCGATATGCTTCAATTCCCTCCGGCTTGTCACTGAGATTGTAGCCTCGCTGATCAGGAGCAATGACCCGGTAACCCGCATCGGCTAGCGGTTTGATTTGATTTTTCCAGCCGTACCAAAACTCAGGGAATCCATGGAGCAGGACAATTAACCGACCGTCCTCCGGCCCTGCAGACGCAACGTGGAGCGTGACTCCGTTTGTTTTGACAAACTGTCTTTTAATTCCGTCCACTTCTATCTCCTCCTTGACTGTACGTCATGTTTTTCAGCCTTTTCTCCGTTAGCATAAACGTAATGACACAGGCGGCCATCAGCAGGGCAAGCTGAAAAATGATCAAGTTTGATCTCAGCAGCAGACCCATTGCCATAATCACCAAGCCTGACAGGATCATCAATGATGCACTGTAGCGGTTCGCTTCATTCCATAACCTTTGATCTGACATTGAACGCCTCGTTCTATATCCGTACACACTGTTGATGGATGTGGGAGGAAACAGTTTGATCAGTATGCCTGCAATGATCATGAGACCTCCGCCGATTAAACCAACCAAATGATCATCTCCTTTCTCATTGTTACGTGCAGAAAGAAGAAAAGTTTCATACTCCGGCAAAAAGACAAGCCTCAGCCTGCCTTTTTTATCGTAGCTGTAAGTCCTTTGTCTGAATGTAACCCATGACTCCACCATACTTAACGAATGCCCACGTGAAGTCAAATCCGCCGTTTTCACTGAATCCCCATCCGTGGAATGTTACCTCTGTCCCAGATGATAGCTTCTTGGCTTTTCCGTTTTCGGGTGTCGGTGCGTAGAAGGCTGTCTGTTTCGCCGTTTTCACTTGGCTTGCCGTTTTCATTAAGAAGTGTGTTGAAATATAGGCTTTTTTTCCTTTGAATTGAATGTGAGCCCAATCGGCATTTACGAAACCATTGACTGTGACTTTTTGTTCTGATGATAAAGTGCCAACAATTTTGCCTTTATGATTTGGCTCAGTCCGGACATTCAGCTTTCCTGCTTTTATGATGTAAGAATCAGATGATGGCATACTGACAGATATGTCGTGAAGGGGCGTAGCTTTTGCTGCGGGAGCGGAATGAAGGGATGGTAAAGCCAGGCCTGCGGCAGCTGTTAAAGCGAGCATTACTTGTTTCTTTTTCATACAAAGCTCCTCCTCGCAATTTGACAAGATATTTTTGGTATTCCCTGATTGACAGGGGGGCGAAACACGTTTTGTTTATTTTTATGATGTTCAGGTAATCAAAAGGAAATGAAAAAACCTGCCGGATGCTAACGGCAGGTTGTTTAATGCAAAAGGCCTCTGCTTTGGTTTAAGTAATCATTCACGTTGTCACGGGAGCTTTGGAAAAGGTGAAGCTGGCCGCCATAGTTCTCGATCCATTGTGTGACGATTTTTTCGGTCATTTTTTCACCCTGATAGGCATGTCCGGCTTTTGCATAGGTTGCTTCAAAATCGCTCCATAATAATTCCACCCATGTTTTTGCCTGTATATAGCTGATCATCTCGTTCTTTTCCAGAAGCAGATTTGTCAGTTTCTCAATGTACGTATTCATGTGTCCAGTCTCCTTTCTTCAGGAAAAAAATGACGCTTTAAAACGTGCTGTTCTCCATATACTAACCTTACGTCTTCATCTGGAAAGACGCAACTTTTTGATCTCGAACCTAGGGGGAAATGACATGGTCCGGAATAAAGAAAAAGGATTTCCTTACGAAAACGAAAATAAATTTCAGGGTGAACCGAGAGCAAAGGACGACTATGCTTCAAAGCGTGCTGACGGATCAATCAATCAGCATCCTCAAGAAAAAATGAGAGCCTCCGGCAAACGGTAAAGAAGAACAGCTGCACGCGCTGCAGCTGTTTTTTTACCCTTTATTGACTTGATACTCATACACGCTCTTCTTTTCTGACAAATGTGCGAAGGTAGAAAGCACGAGACCGCATGCAGTCATAAGCGCTCCGCCCGCAAACAGCCACGAATAAGAACCTGTTCCGCTCAAAATCATTCCGCCGATCCACGCACCGAGCGCATTAGCAAGATTAAACGCCGACACGCTGACAGCGGCGGCAATTGTTGTACCGCTCTCAGAAGAAGAAATGACCTTTGTTTGCAGCAAAGGAGGCGTACCGAATGCGCAAGCCCCAAATAAGAACGTTGCAACAATGGCTGCGGCCGGGTAAATGGCGATGTAAGGAAATACAGTCAGAACACCGATCAAACCGATCATCACACCGATCATCGTCCGAGTCAGCAGAGGCATCGGCACTTTTCCCGCAAAGAAATTCCCTGCAACGCCCCCTAGTCCATATGCAAAGAGAGCGCCTGTTATGCCGACTGTGCTGAATCCGGCTGAATGTCTCAAAATCGGTTCGATAAAAGTGTAGGCGATAAAGACGCCGGAATAGCCTAAAATCGTAATTGCGAAGGAATACAGCACTTGTTTGTTTTTAAATACGCCCCACTCATTCATGAGCATCGGGATCACTTTTGGTTTTCTGTTCGGCACAGCAGCCATGAGGCCTAAGAATCCAACGGCGCCGAGTGCTGTAATGATGGTAAATACAGCTCTCCAGTTCAGGACATCTCCGAGATAAGAGCCGAATGGGACACCAAGCATCAAAGCCACTGTCAGCCCGCCATTCATTGAGGCAGCGGCTGCGGCACGCTTTTCCGGCGGAACCATTTCACTGGCAAATACCATGGCGATCGCAAAGAAAGCGCCATGAATGGACGCGGATAAAATTCTTGAGACAGCCAATACCGCAAAATTCGGTGCCAGCGCGCTCATTAGATTGGCTAGGATAAAAATCGCCATCAGCCCAAGCAGCACAGGCTTTCTCGGGAGTTTGACCGCAATGATGGTGACGAGCGGGCCTGTCAGACATACGCTTACGGCATAGGCCGTGACAAGAAGCCCGGCGGATGAAACATGTATATGAAAGTCATTGGCAATCGACGTCAAAATCCCCATCACTGCGTATTCAGTGTATCCGATTGAAAATGTGCAAATCATAAGAACAAAAATAATAAATTTCACTGATGGGTTTTTGATACTCAACGTCATCGCCTCCTTCGATTTTTAAAAACAACGAGTTTCATCTTAAAAGATTATTGGAGTGAATTCAATGATTTTTTCCTTAAAATGCCGTGCAAATGTGCTGAAAATATAAAGAGGCTGATATTCAGCCTCCCTGTTACGCTTGCTTCTGTTCTCGCAATACTGAGATTGGCAGCGCTTCCTCTTGATCAGGGGCCGAGGTTCTGTATCCCCATGCGAAAACGCCGTTTACATAACTGATGATAAACCCATCTTCAGAGCCTTCCACGCGATATGTTTCTCCCGGTGTGAAATCTTCCGGGTTCAGCAAATATGCTTTTGCCATTGCAATTTTCCGTTCGAGCACGGCCAGTTCGTTGATGATGCCGTGCTGTTCAGCTTTTCTTGCTTTTTCAGAAAGTGATGCGATTTCGGTATTGAGTTCGTGCGGTGTCATCTGACTGTATCGTTTCTCCATTTTTCAGCTACTCCTCTTCCTGCAGAAATTGCTCGATTAAATCGAGTGAGAATCCTTTGCGGAATAAAAATTGTTTGACCTTCATGGCGCTTTCATATGAGCCGTCATAGCGGTATTTTCTAAACGCTTTTTCGGCGTGAAGACGCAGCGCTTCTTTCTCCGTGTCTTCATCATTTTCATATTCAATCTGCTCGAGCGCGGCGCTGATGACATCAAATGAGAAACCCTTGCGCTGAAGCTGCATCTGGGCGCGCTGTTTGAGTTCTTTTGTGGAACATTTTTTATCCTTTTTAAGAAGCTTTTCAACATGCTTGACCGCTTCCCTCGTCTGATCCTCAAAGGAAAAGGAACTCAGCGATTCCTTAATAGTATCGTCGTCGATTCCCTTCGCTCTCAGCTCTCTGAACAAAACGTCAGGGCCTTTTCCGTTCGTTTTTTTGTGGGTGCTGACATAGGCCGCGGCAAATTCCTGGTCGTTTAAGTACTTGTAGTCGTTGAGCTTATGGATGACTTCTGCAATGACAGGCGCTGAGGTTTCTTTTTTCTTTAAGTGGTCCTCTACCTCTTTTGTTGACCGCATTCGATAGGATAAAAAGTCAAGCGCACGGTTGAAGCCTTTCTTTACTTCATCGCCGTATTGAATCTCAATAATGTCAAGGTCATCAAGCTCTTTTCCCTTTTTAAGCTCAAATTTTACGAGCACGTCCGCGTCCACACT
The Bacillus vallismortis genome window above contains:
- a CDS encoding small, acid-soluble spore protein K, which translates into the protein MVRNKEKGFPYENENKFQGEPRAKDDYASKRADGSINQHPQEKMRASGKR
- a CDS encoding SdpI family protein, which gives rise to MVGLIGGGLMIIAGILIKLFPPTSINSVYGYRTRRSMSDQRLWNEANRYSASLMILSGLVIMAMGLLLRSNLIIFQLALLMAACVITFMLTEKRLKNMTYSQGGDRSGRN
- a CDS encoding alpha/beta fold hydrolase, encoding MDGIKRQFVKTNGVTLHVASAGPEDGRLIVLLHGFPEFWYGWKNQIKPLADAGYRVIAPDQRGYNLSDKPEGIEAYRIDTLRDDIIGLITQFTDEKAIVIGHDWGGAVAWHLASTHREYLEKLIAINIPHPGIMKTVTPVYPPQWLKSSYIAFFQLPDIPEASLKENDYESLDQAIGLSTRPELFSSEDVSRYKEAWKQPGALTAMLNWYRALRKGSLSEKVTCETAPYRMIWGMEDRFLSRKLAKETEKRCPNGHLIFVDEASHWINHEKPAIVNQLILEYLKKP
- a CDS encoding MFS transporter; the encoded protein is MSIKNPSVKFIIFVLMICTFSIGYTEYAVMGILTSIANDFHIHVSSAGLLVTAYAVSVCLTGPLVTIIAVKLPRKPVLLGLMAIFILANLMSALAPNFAVLAVSRILSASIHGAFFAIAMVFASEMVPPEKRAAAAASMNGGLTVALMLGVPFGSYLGDVLNWRAVFTIITALGAVGFLGLMAAVPNRKPKVIPMLMNEWGVFKNKQVLYSFAITILGYSGVFIAYTFIEPILRHSAGFSTVGITGALFAYGLGGVAGNFFAGKVPMPLLTRTMIGVMIGLIGVLTVFPYIAIYPAAAIVATFLFGACAFGTPPLLQTKVISSSESGTTIAAAVSVSAFNLANALGAWIGGMILSGTGSYSWLFAGGALMTACGLVLSTFAHLSEKKSVYEYQVNKG
- a CDS encoding SH3 domain-containing protein, which encodes MKKKQVMLALTAAAGLALPSLHSAPAAKATPLHDISVSMPSSDSYIIKAGKLNVRTEPNHKGKIVGTLSSEQKVTVNGFVNADWAHIQFKGKKAYISTHFLMKTASQVKTAKQTAFYAPTPENGKAKKLSSGTEVTFHGWGFSENGGFDFTWAFVKYGGVMGYIQTKDLQLR
- a CDS encoding glycosyltransferase family 2 protein produces the protein MKQGLISIIIPSYNEGYNVKLIHESLKKEFKSIHYDYEIFFINDGSVDDTLQQIRDLAAISNRVKYISFSRNFGKEAAILAGFEHVQGEAVIVMDADLQHPTYLLKEFIKGYEEGYDQVIAQRNRKGDSPVRSVLSSLYYKFINKAVEVDLRDGVGDFRLLSRQAVDALLKLSEGNRFSKGLFCWIGFDQKIVFYENVERKNGTSKWSFSSLFNYGMDGVVSFNHKPLRVCFYTGILILLLSIIYIIATFVNILTKGISVPGYFTIISAILFLGGVQLLSLGIIGEYIGRIYYETKKRPHYLIKEANIPNKDIPETNELKNVQRLTKMH
- a CDS encoding YfhH family protein gives rise to the protein MEKRYSQMTPHELNTEIASLSEKARKAEQHGIINELAVLERKIAMAKAYLLNPEDFTPGETYRVEGSEDGFIISYVNGVFAWGYRTSAPDQEEALPISVLREQKQA
- a CDS encoding YfhJ family protein, with the translated sequence MNTYIEKLTNLLLEKNEMISYIQAKTWVELLWSDFEATYAKAGHAYQGEKMTEKIVTQWIENYGGQLHLFQSSRDNVNDYLNQSRGLLH
- the recX gene encoding recombination regulator RecX, which gives rise to MPFITKISAQKKNTERFNIFLDDKYAFSVDADVLVKFELKKGKELDDLDIIEIQYGDEVKKGFNRALDFLSYRMRSTKEVEDHLKKKETSAPVIAEVIHKLNDYKYLNDQEFAAAYVSTHKKTNGKGPDVLFRELRAKGIDDDTIKESLSSFSFEDQTREAVKHVEKLLKKDKKCSTKELKQRAQMQLQRKGFSFDVISAALEQIEYENDEDTEKEALRLHAEKAFRKYRYDGSYESAMKVKQFLFRKGFSLDLIEQFLQEEE